Proteins encoded by one window of Candidatus Sumerlaea chitinivorans:
- a CDS encoding LSU ribosomal protein L14p (L23e), whose translation MIQEYTVLEVADNTGAKKIRCFKVLGGTRRRYARIGDVIVASVREASPDATVKKGSVVRAVVVRTTKELAREDGSYVKFDSNAAVIINKQNEPIGTRIFGAVGRELRKKNFMKIISLAPEVI comes from the coding sequence ATGATTCAGGAATATACGGTTCTCGAAGTAGCGGACAACACCGGTGCGAAGAAGATTCGTTGCTTCAAGGTGCTGGGTGGAACCCGGCGGCGTTATGCACGAATCGGGGATGTAATCGTGGCAAGTGTCCGAGAGGCATCCCCTGATGCGACGGTGAAGAAGGGTTCTGTTGTCCGCGCAGTGGTTGTTCGCACGACGAAGGAATTGGCTCGTGAAGATGGGTCGTATGTGAAATTCGACAGCAATGCAGCAGTGATCATTAACAAGCAAAACGAGCCCATTGGAACACGCATTTTCGGGGCAGTTGGTCGCGAACTTCGTAAGAAAAACTTCATGAAGATCATCTCGCTTGCCCCCGAAGTGATTTGA
- a CDS encoding LSU ribosomal protein L24p (L26e), translated as MALRIKKNDQVVVIAGKNAGVVSRVLYVIPKKNRVVVEHVNMIKRHMRPRAQGQPHGIVEREAPIHISNVMLYCEKCKKGVRFGVVEGPEGKQRVCKKCGATL; from the coding sequence ATGGCACTGAGAATCAAAAAGAACGATCAGGTGGTAGTAATCGCCGGGAAAAACGCAGGGGTGGTTTCGCGTGTTCTCTACGTGATCCCTAAAAAGAACCGCGTAGTCGTCGAGCACGTGAACATGATTAAGCGCCACATGCGCCCACGCGCGCAAGGGCAACCTCACGGTATCGTGGAGCGCGAGGCACCCATTCACATTTCGAATGTGATGCTCTACTGCGAGAAGTGCAAAAAGGGTGTCCGCTTCGGCGTGGTCGAAGGGCCCGAGGGCAAGCAGCGCGTTTGCAAAAAGTGTGGCGCGACTCTGTAG